In Henriciella litoralis, the genomic window GGTGTGCGCCAGATCCAGCCCGTGATGACCGAGTTCACGCAGTCGAGCCGTGTGCGAAGTGACCGGCTCCAATCGGTGGTCATTGAGGCGGCAGAGCAGACTGAGCGTATGGATGTGCCAAAAGTCCAGGATGATCGCCCGCTGCATGCCGCGCTGGACGACTGGCCTACCGGCAAGCCGCTCTACTATTGCGACGAAGCAGGGGATGCCAAGCCCTTCGCGCGCGTTCTGGAATCTTCGGAATCCAGGTCGGCCGGTATTCTGATCGGTCCGGAAGGGGGCTTTTCTCCAAAGGAGCGAGAACGCCTGAGGTCACTGGACTTTGTTGTCCCTGTTACGCTGGGGCCACGTATCCTTCGGGCAGAGACGGCAGCTGTATCTGCCCTCACTCTTTGGCAATCTATTGTTGGCGACTGGCAGGAACATCCCTATCTGCCTGAATCTGAACAAGGCTAAAGGGGCCCGACATGACGACACCAACGTCCGACATCGACGAAAGCGCCCCGCGCATCGAGTCCAAGGCCGAGATGGTCGAATGGTGCGAGATGGGTAATACGCCCGCCAGCGACTGGAAGATCGGCACTGAGCACGAAAAGTTCGGCTTCATCCGTGAGGGGCTGAAGCCGCTCCCTTATGATGGCGACGTTTCCATTCGGGCGATGCTCGAAGGATTGCGGGACCAGTTCGGCTGGGAGCCAATTGAAGAATCCGGCCTTCTCATCGGTCTCAAGAAGAATGGCGCAAGCGTCAGCCTTGAGCCAGGTGGCCAGTTTGAGCTCTCCGGTGCGCCGCTCGAGCATATCCATCAGACCTGCAACGAAGTCGGCGACCATCTTCGCGAAGTCCGCGAGATTGCAAACCCGCTCGGCGTCAGCTTTCTGGGCATGGGGTCATCGCCGCTCTGGACGATGGACGAGACCCCGATGATGCCGAAAGGCCGCTACGCCATCATGCGGGACTATATGACAAAGGTCGGCCGTCTTGGCCGCGAGATGATGTTCCGAACCTGTACGGTTCAGGTCAATCTCGACTTTTCGTCTGAAGCCGACATGGTGAAGAAGGCGCGCGTGTCTCTCGCGCTCCAGCCTCTCGGAACTGCCTTGTTCGCGAATTCGCCCTTCACTGAAGGTCGGACGAACGGCTTTCTCTCTTATCGATCGCATATCTGGACCGACACCGACCCGGACCGGTCAGGCATGCTGCCCTTCATGTTTGAGGACGGGGCCGGTTTTGAACGTTATGTCGATTACGCGCTTGATGTGCCGATGTATTTCGTGCGCCGCGGCGGCAAATATCTTGATGCGAGCGGGCTCAGTTTCCGCGATTTCCTCGAAGGCAAGCTGAGCATTCTGCCCGGCGAGAAGCCTGCGATTGATGATTTTGTTGATCACCTTTCAACGATCTTCCCTGAAGTGCGACTGAAACAGTTCCTTGAGATGCGGGGATCTGATTCGGGCCCCTGGAGCCGGCTGTGCGCGTTTTCGGCTTTCTGGTCTGGCCTTCTATATGACCCTGTCGCGCTCGATGGCGCCTGGCAGATTGTGAAGGACTGGACTGCGGCTGAACGCGAAGCTGTGCGCCAGTCTGTTCGTGTGCTCGGTCTGCGCACCCCGGTGCCTGGCGGTCGCACGCTTCAGGATGTTGCCATTGACGTTCTGGCGCTTAGCCGGAACGGCCTGAAGGCTCGCAGCAAGTTCAACACTGCTGGCGACGATGAAACCGGCTTCCTCGCTGAACTGGACGAGATTGCCGAAAGCGGTCTCACGCCGGCCGACAGGCTTCTCGAGCTCTATCACGGCGAATGGGGGAAACGGGTCGAGCCTGCCTTCGAAACGCTGGCTTATTAGCGTCCATTTGCGTATCTCGGATCGGAAAAGGCACATAATTGCTTGAGCCACGCTTTATCGCGTGGTCTTAGTGTGCGCCGTATTTAGAGATAAACAGTGAGTCCGGTATGGGCTCGGGGAGCAGATATGAGTGATGTTTCGGGAGGCGGCACAGTCGCTTCAGGCGCGGGGAAGACGTTTCTGGGCCACCCAAGGGGGCTGTTCGTCCTGTTCTTCACCGAGATGTGGGAGAGGTTCTCCTACTACGGTATGCGGGCCTTGCTCGTTCTCTACCTCACGAAGCATTTCCTTTTTGAACGCGATGCTGCCTACGGGCTCTATGGCGCTTATACGACGCTCGTGTTTATCGGGCCTGTCATTGGCGGCGTTCTAGCTGACCGATATCTCGGACAACGAAAAGCTGTTGTGCTCGGTGCGGTCTTGCTGGTTCTTGGCCATCTGGGCATGGCTATTGAAGGGTCTCCGGTCGCCGAAGGTGGGTCGCCCGATCCGACCGTGATGAATATTTTCTATCTCAGCCTTGCGCTGATCATTGTGGGTGTCGGTTTCCTCAAGGCCAATATCTCTACGATTGTTGGCGAACTCTATCCGAAGACCGATGCGCGGCGTGATGGTGCCTTCACGATTTTCTATGTGGGTATCAATCTCGGTGCATTCCTTGGCGCCCTTATCTCGGGCTATCTCGGCGAGACGTTTGGCTGGGCCTACGGCTTTGGGGCCGCAGGTTTCGGCATGCTGGCCGGTCTGGTTGTGTTTCTCTGGGGCAAGCCAGCCCTGCGCGGCGCCGGTGAGCCTCGTAATCCGGCTCTGTTGAAATCCTCTGTGCTCGGGCCGCTCAACCGTGAGCATCTGATCTGGGCCGGCACGCTGGTCGCTGTCCTGATCGTATGGCAGCTGGTTCGTAGTCAGGGCACCGTCAACATCGTGCTTCTGGCTGCGATGACAGTGACCTATCTCTACATCGTCTATCGCGCGGTCGTGAATTTGACCCCTCAGCAGCGCAACCGGATTATCGTTGCGTTGATCCTGATCACAACGAACGTCCTGTTCTGGGGCCTCTTTGAGCAGGCCGGGTCCTCGCTCAACATCTTCACCGATGAAAACGTCAATCGGAACCTGCTTGGCTGGGAAGTGCCCGCCTCGATGTTCCAGTCGATCAACGCGTTCTACATCATGGCGCTTGGTCCGGTGTTCGCGGGCCTTTGGGTCTGGCTTGGCAAAAAGGGGTGGGAGCCAAGTGCGCCGCTCAAATTTGCTCTGGGTCTGATGCAGCTCGGCCTTGGCTTCCTTGTGCTCGTCTGGGGCTCAGCCGCTGGCGACCTGACGCCGGTCATCTTCATCTTCTTGATCTATCTGCTTCACACGACCGGCGAGCTTTGTCTGTCACCTGTGGGGCTGTCCGCGATGACGCGCCTTTCAGTGACGAGCATGGTCGGCCTCATGATGGGCGCCTGGTTCCTTGCATCTGGCGCAGGTAACGCGGTTGCGGCGCTGATTGCGCAGGCAACGGCTGCTGGTGGAGAAGGCGGCGAAGCAGCAAGCGCCGCGCAGGTCCTTTCGGTCTATTCAAAAGTCGGCTGGATCTCCATCGGTGTTGGCGTCGCCTTTGCGGCCCTGTCGCCGATCCTCACCAAGTTCATGCACCTCGATACGCTCGAGGATGATGATAATCCTGGTACGGTTGATACGGGCGGTGCGATCAAGCCTGGCGGCGACACCGGCAAAACGCTCGGTTAAGCGTCAGAACACCAACTTAGAAAGCGCGCCGCTGGATCTTTCAGCGGCGCGCTTTTTTGTTCGCTGATGAGGGGTGTGTCTGACTTATTGAACCGGCCGCACTGGCAGGTCAGCTTCTATCCAGCCGTTCTCACCCAGCATGCCGCTGCGAACGCTGACGACGTTTTTGTAGCCGGCGTCCTTGAGCTGATCCCGAGCGCGCGCAGATCGCGCGCCCGAGCGGCAGATCAGTGCAATCGGGGCTGAGTGATCCTCGCCGGTCAGGCGATCAACCTCGCCGACGAAGTCTGGATTTTGCAGGGAAATCATCACCGCGTCGGATGCGACTCCGGTCTGTTTCCACTCATCGGGTGTGCGGACGTCTATCAGATAAGAATCTGTTTGCTCGAGAAAGGCAGACGTTTTCTCGACGGTGATCTCGTCATTCGAGGTCGAAGCTGAGCAAGCGGCAAGCGCTAAAGCGACGCTGACTGCGCCGATGACGATCGCGGACCGTCTTGGAAACTGTTTGATTGGCATGCTTGAGTGGTCCTCTGCGTGTCGGTCAAAAGTCAAATGATCAGCGGTCCGTGACGTCCGATTTGATGTTCCTGTCTTCTAACCCGCACCGCCAACGGTTATCGCGTCGATCTTGAGCGTTGGCTGACCGACGCCGACAGGCACGGTTTGCCCCGCCTTGCCGCACGTGCCGACGCCATCATCCATCGCGAAATCATTACCGATCATCGACACCTTGTTGAGCACGGTTGGGCCATGGCCAATGAGGGTGGCGTTCTTGACTGGCGCGACGACTTTGCCGTTCTCGACGAGATAGGCCTCGGTGCATTGGAACACGAAGTTGCCAGAGGTGATGTCGACCTGGCCGCCGCCGAAATCGACAGCCCAGATGCCACGCTTCATCGATTTGACGATTTCTTCCGGGTCGTCCTTGCCGCCAGCCATGACCGTATTGGTCATGCGCGGCATGATCGACGAATCATAGGATTCGCGGCGACCATTCCCTGTCGGTGCCATCCCCATGAGGCGGGCGTTCTGGCGGTCCTGCATGTAGCCTTTGAGGATCCCGTCCTCGATGAGCACCGTACGCTGCGTCGGTGTGCCTTCATCGTCGAAGGAGAGAGAGCCGCGGCGTGCTTCAATTGTGCCGTCGTCGATCACGGTGACGCCCTTGGCCGCGACCTGCTCGCCGATCTTGCCAGCATAGACGCTGGATTGTTTGCGGTTGAAATCGCCTTCGAGACCATGGCCGACGGCTTCATGGAGCAGGACGGCAGGCCAGCCTGGCCCGAGCACGACTTCCATTTCGCCAGCCGGGGCAGGAATTGATTCGAGGTTGATCTCGGCTTTCTTCAGAGCGCGCTCTGCCATGGCTTTCCAGCGGGCAGGGGCGATCCATTCGGCATATTCGGCGCGGCCACCGGCGCCTGCAGACGCCGATTCGCGGCGGCCATCCTTTTCCAGCGTAACGGAGATATTCAGGCGCACGAGTGGGCGCACATCGTGAAAGCTCTCGCCGGCCGGGCGGAGGACGTCGATCTCCTGATGACTGCCAGCGAGTGAGACAGAGACCTGAACCACGCGAGGATCGCGCGCCCGTACCCAGGCGTCGATTTCAGCGAGGAGTTCAGTCTTGACGGAGAAGCCTGGCGCTTCTGTTGGATCGATTGGCGCGTAGAGCCGACGGTTTACCGGCTGTGGACCGATATCGAGCGTGCCAGAATAGCCGCGCTTGGCAGCCGAGGCCGTCGAAGCGGCGCGGCGAATCGCGTCAATCGTCAGCTCTCCTGCATGGGCGCTGCCGCTGGTTTCGCCAGCAATGACGCGCAAGCCGAAGCCCTGGCTCGTGTCGAAGGCGGCCGATTTCAGTCGGCCATCATCGTAGACAAAGTTTTCCGAGCGTGAGCGCTGGACGTAAATGTCGCCATCATCGGCGCCCTCACAGGCGTCAGCGAGTATTTTGGCGGCATCGTTTTGATCGAAGGGGAGCTGGTTTTCTAACATGACCTGACAATGGTCACTCAGCTCGCCTGGCACAAGCCCCGGCTGCTACTGTTGCTCATCTACGGAAAAGCGCGCGAGTTGCCTTTTTGCAAGCTCCCAATCCGGCTTGAGCTCTAGGGCCTTCTGGAAGTCGAAGAAAGCGCCAGGCACGTCGCCCGTATTTTCCCGCGCAATCGCACGATTATAGTAGGCTGCGAATATATCGGTTGTTTCCAGCTCGATGGCCTTGTTCAGCGGAACGAGGGCAGATTGGAAGTCTTTCCTATAGATATGTGCCGCGCCCTCATTGAGATAGGCCGCGCCGAGCTCTGGCTCCAGCGAAATTGCGTTGGAATAATCAGACAGTGATTGCTCATACTCGCCTTCGCGCATGCGAATGACGCCGCGGTTCACATAGGTCGCTGCTCTGTTCTTGCGGGTGAGAGTCTCCTCACGAAGCGCCCGTGTGCAGGTCTCTTCAGCCGTTCGGTACATATAGTTGTTTTCGCGGGCCAGATCGTAACATTCCTTAGCCAGGCCGCTGCCAACGACAAAGACCTGCGCGCTGGCGGCGCCAGCGGCCAAGACTGTCGCGGCGAGCGTCAAAAGTATGCGGTGCATTTTCCTGTTCTCCTGACTTAGTGAGTTGAATGTAGCGCGAATGGGAACTCTTGCGAATAAGCTGCGACATATTCGAAAACACTGATGGGGTGGGTGGACGCGCGCTGTGAGTGTAGCTATTGCAAGGCTCAAAGCATCACTAAGGAGTCGGGCTGTGCGTTTTTTAATCGCTCTTCTTTCGATTTTGCCATTCGGCATGTTCGCAAACGCCGCGCAGCCAGAAGCTGGCGCGATCAATTTCCAACCCGCTGCGACGCGTATCGCAGAGCGGATTCACCACTTCCACTTCGGTGTGTTGGTGATCATTACGGTCATTACGCTCTTCGTTCTGGCACTGCTGATCTGGGTTTGTCTCAAGTATAGCCGGAAATCCAATCCGGTTGCTCGCAAGTTCAGCCACAACACGGCTGTCGAAATCGTCTGGACGGTCGTGCCTGTTCTTATTCTCGTGGCAATTGCCGGTCCATCTTTCTCCAACCTTTTCTATCAGGAGAACCAGCCGGACCTCGAAAAGATTGCGGCATCTGATTCGGACAATCCGAACATCTACCCGGAAGCTGCAGCTGAAGGTTGGGTCACGGTAAAGGCGCAGGGCAACCAGTGGAACTGGACTTACTCCTTCCCGGATGAGCTCGACAGCGGCGGCTACCCGGT contains:
- a CDS encoding 16S rRNA (uracil(1498)-N(3))-methyltransferase — its product is MSSVSRLYVASPLAAGDLVNLDDNQSKYLMRVMRLGEGDEVRIFNGTDGEWSAKLVPHSAKKASLEPVRQTREQVGTPDLTLFFAPLKKARTDFVVEKACELGVRQIQPVMTEFTQSSRVRSDRLQSVVIEAAEQTERMDVPKVQDDRPLHAALDDWPTGKPLYYCDEAGDAKPFARVLESSESRSAGILIGPEGGFSPKERERLRSLDFVVPVTLGPRILRAETAAVSALTLWQSIVGDWQEHPYLPESEQG
- a CDS encoding glutamate--cysteine ligase; protein product: MTTPTSDIDESAPRIESKAEMVEWCEMGNTPASDWKIGTEHEKFGFIREGLKPLPYDGDVSIRAMLEGLRDQFGWEPIEESGLLIGLKKNGASVSLEPGGQFELSGAPLEHIHQTCNEVGDHLREVREIANPLGVSFLGMGSSPLWTMDETPMMPKGRYAIMRDYMTKVGRLGREMMFRTCTVQVNLDFSSEADMVKKARVSLALQPLGTALFANSPFTEGRTNGFLSYRSHIWTDTDPDRSGMLPFMFEDGAGFERYVDYALDVPMYFVRRGGKYLDASGLSFRDFLEGKLSILPGEKPAIDDFVDHLSTIFPEVRLKQFLEMRGSDSGPWSRLCAFSAFWSGLLYDPVALDGAWQIVKDWTAAEREAVRQSVRVLGLRTPVPGGRTLQDVAIDVLALSRNGLKARSKFNTAGDDETGFLAELDEIAESGLTPADRLLELYHGEWGKRVEPAFETLAY
- a CDS encoding peptide MFS transporter, which codes for MSDVSGGGTVASGAGKTFLGHPRGLFVLFFTEMWERFSYYGMRALLVLYLTKHFLFERDAAYGLYGAYTTLVFIGPVIGGVLADRYLGQRKAVVLGAVLLVLGHLGMAIEGSPVAEGGSPDPTVMNIFYLSLALIIVGVGFLKANISTIVGELYPKTDARRDGAFTIFYVGINLGAFLGALISGYLGETFGWAYGFGAAGFGMLAGLVVFLWGKPALRGAGEPRNPALLKSSVLGPLNREHLIWAGTLVAVLIVWQLVRSQGTVNIVLLAAMTVTYLYIVYRAVVNLTPQQRNRIIVALILITTNVLFWGLFEQAGSSLNIFTDENVNRNLLGWEVPASMFQSINAFYIMALGPVFAGLWVWLGKKGWEPSAPLKFALGLMQLGLGFLVLVWGSAAGDLTPVIFIFLIYLLHTTGELCLSPVGLSAMTRLSVTSMVGLMMGAWFLASGAGNAVAALIAQATAAGGEGGEAASAAQVLSVYSKVGWISIGVGVAFAALSPILTKFMHLDTLEDDDNPGTVDTGGAIKPGGDTGKTLG
- a CDS encoding rhodanese-like domain-containing protein; this encodes MPIKQFPRRSAIVIGAVSVALALAACSASTSNDEITVEKTSAFLEQTDSYLIDVRTPDEWKQTGVASDAVMISLQNPDFVGEVDRLTGEDHSAPIALICRSGARSARARDQLKDAGYKNVVSVRSGMLGENGWIEADLPVRPVQ
- the tldD gene encoding metalloprotease TldD; this translates as MLENQLPFDQNDAAKILADACEGADDGDIYVQRSRSENFVYDDGRLKSAAFDTSQGFGLRVIAGETSGSAHAGELTIDAIRRAASTASAAKRGYSGTLDIGPQPVNRRLYAPIDPTEAPGFSVKTELLAEIDAWVRARDPRVVQVSVSLAGSHQEIDVLRPAGESFHDVRPLVRLNISVTLEKDGRRESASAGAGGRAEYAEWIAPARWKAMAERALKKAEINLESIPAPAGEMEVVLGPGWPAVLLHEAVGHGLEGDFNRKQSSVYAGKIGEQVAAKGVTVIDDGTIEARRGSLSFDDEGTPTQRTVLIEDGILKGYMQDRQNARLMGMAPTGNGRRESYDSSIMPRMTNTVMAGGKDDPEEIVKSMKRGIWAVDFGGGQVDITSGNFVFQCTEAYLVENGKVVAPVKNATLIGHGPTVLNKVSMIGNDFAMDDGVGTCGKAGQTVPVGVGQPTLKIDAITVGGAG
- a CDS encoding tetratricopeptide repeat protein, whose protein sequence is MHRILLTLAATVLAAGAASAQVFVVGSGLAKECYDLARENNYMYRTAEETCTRALREETLTRKNRAATYVNRGVIRMREGEYEQSLSDYSNAISLEPELGAAYLNEGAAHIYRKDFQSALVPLNKAIELETTDIFAAYYNRAIARENTGDVPGAFFDFQKALELKPDWELAKRQLARFSVDEQQ
- the coxB gene encoding cytochrome c oxidase subunit II; its protein translation is MRFLIALLSILPFGMFANAAQPEAGAINFQPAATRIAERIHHFHFGVLVIITVITLFVLALLIWVCLKYSRKSNPVARKFSHNTAVEIVWTVVPVLILVAIAGPSFSNLFYQENQPDLEKIAASDSDNPNIYPEAAAEGWVTVKAQGNQWNWTYSFPDELDSGGYPVEYVSNPLQRGLSNDNTNPVNGPRNLATDYPLVLPANRYVRYQTAASDVIHSWTVPAFGVKTDAVPGRLNEGWFLVEEPGVYFGQCSELCGKDHAFMPIEVRVVEPEQYQAWIDGLKAGDDFDATFDAVRPAIVASSQEPTGASTRLAQAQ